The genome window GAGGATTGAGGGATTTGGGACAGCTGTGGAAGTGAAAGCTGTGTGAATGTATTATTTTCATAAGTTTTCGTAGCTTTCAGCCTTATGGAGGATAAACTTGAGCTTTACTGCTTCTATCTAACCTCTTAACACAACAATAACTGTTATTACAAATTCATTATGTGAAGCCAAACATTGGTCAAAGATAAGTCAGGATATATAAGGACTAATTTGGAGAAATACGTACAAAATGGTGCGCAAGGCAGATAAAATATTGCCATTTGACGGAATAATTCAGCCCTAAAAAATATGGTATGGGAACTTGTTTAAAGATTGTATTCAGTGTAAAGCTTCCAGTGTATGTGGAACAAGTAGGTAAGGAATATACTGAATGTGATACTGTCAAAATGTGTAAGTGAGATTATTTTTATGACCGTAAAGATACTTTAGGGGTAAAACAAGAAGGTGTATGTGTTTCTCTGCTAatggttaaaactgtagacatgccttaagtccattcaaggcagagaaatgcgggactgttgtgcaaGTCAGCAAtgtaacgttagcgttagcagTTAGCGATCAGGgttagcatagcaagctagctattttttaaaagtttcaattaagaaCGTGGTGCCAAGTATATATGAACAGGACTGTAAAGAGCACAAAACAAGTctgtcgtaatttttaaatcaattatttaagctgAAAATACTTGcatttatgggtctctctggtcgatgcggcagccattttTGCATGTTGGACAATAGCCCTTGTTTACAAGTAAGCTCGCGTTCTCACTTGGTTTGAAGGGGTATACACCATAGActgtgtatgcatatatatatattgacgGTCTATGGTACACACCCCTTTGTCTTAGCCCTAACCCTTGATTAAaaagagtattgggacagcactaggtctcGCGTAAATGAGGAGAAGGGTaagggtaagatagagaaaagagattcagcctaagactGTTATCCTTGAGAACTCCTTGAGATGTTAACTGGCACATATAGGTTCTTACATGGGTGTTTTTGGAGTTTGGTAAAAGCCGGTTGGCGTCCATGTTGCTTGCAGTTTGACTGCTCAGCGGAGCCAGGAGGATGCTGAGGAGGTGGAGCGGGAGCGAAGGAGAAGAGCCAGGGAGAcgcagagaggagaggggagtcCCTCATGGCCAGAGCCCCCCCAACATAACCAGCTCACATACCGCAACACAGAGTGAGTACCACACACTTGGACTGTATACTCCTCTGTACAGCTGTCTCACTATATGAAAATGTAACAATAAAGCTTGTTGTAACGTTGTAATGTGACTGTAGGAAAACCACAGTCTCCGTCAGTGTTAATACAGATTTGTTCaattcaactcaattttatttatagtatcaattcataacaagattatctcaagacactttacagatagagaacgTCTAACAataatttacagtttattgatccccagtggggaaattaaaatgtacattctgtttgttagtaatcataacacacacacacaccacacacacacacacacacacacacacacacacacacagacaacacacacacacaccgctcaTGACTAACTTGCACAaaaggagagatgtcagagtgaaggGGCTGCCAGCGGGACCAGCGACtgagggttggggggggggggtacggtgccttgctcaagggcacctggcatctctccagctaccgttTCACAGTCCAGAAGGAGACTTGAACCAATGATCCTCCAGTTCCACCCCCAACTCCCTagggactgagctactgcccccctaGACCACTCTAGACCACATAATCTACAAGGagagttctagtagttccctccagagaaagcaacagtgcgacaataTCGTCAATATCATTTTCTGTAAGGAAGTTTCCATCTCCCTGTCTTTATGTACGTTTTTATGCCTCCGCGCTGGCAGGGTGTCCGTCTGATACTGTTAAACTCAGGATGGCCTTGAGAGAGTTTGGCACCAACGTCCAACTGGACTCAAGGATAAAGTGATTAGATTTCAGTGGTCAAAGGTCATCAAATAACACACTTCTGGCCATAAATCAAGATAAGATCATTCAGATTCAATAATTATTTCTAAACATATTTCCTAGATTTTCTagaatgttgaatgtttgtaaaAAGCCTTTAGTGAGAACAACACACGGCTCGTGTCTCTTTAAAAACTCGGCTCAGTTTTGGAACGTCttttaaaaagggttttaaagtGTTTGAGGTGGGGCGACGCCTTTTGTTTTAGTAAAACTGTCCCAGGTGTTTACAGCTGAGTCTCAGTCTCCAGTGCCTGCAGTGCTGATCACAGGGGAAAATACTTTGTTTGTTTCCGCGTAATCAGTAGGTTCGGTCCACTGATGCTGCAGGTGAATGAGCTGAGAGCTGCTGTACCATGACAGAGAtgtgacctctctctctctctctctctctaatatTCTTGTCACCTGAAACTGTGAGCTGCTGAGCAAACTCCTTTACAGTAAGATTGTTCACTGCTTTAGTCATTGGCTTCTTGGTTCCTCCAGGCAGACTTGAACAGTTTTACTTAACTGCTTGTTCCGCAACAGGCTGAAGCCTGTTACACAAGAACACTGGCCAAAATTCTATCATTTTAGACAGTGTGGTGCATGAAATAGCCTGAAATATTTCAGTCTTTGGAAATACCAGATAAACTAGCATCGGAATGtgactaagtacatttacccAAGTACTGCACTTAAATAAGGAAAGATAAGATGAGAAATGTTGTcgttctgttcctgtttttcatttaatccatacactctctgtatatctttttctgtatttatatttttccactgcaagtacttactttttcaatattatttacggtcacaggtgaatataagttatattaatggttacctacttttgctttattattttaattacatattcaatttgtgggatgaataaagtattatcttatctaaaatctaatctaaaaacctttttttgtcccacagtgggaaAATTGCGGTTTACAACAGCAAAGACAAGAGCAGAGATGGATAAGTGTACAAGTAGCATAAACAAGTTTTTGAGGTACTTGAATATCTCCACTTGTGCTACATTCAACTTCTATATTTGGATGCtaatacttgtacttttacttgctTTACTTCTAAACATGACAAATGATCAGCTAACCATCCGACTGAACTCAAAGGACGCCATTTTAGGTCTAAACTGCGCCAACAGTGTGACTGTGCATGaggatttaaattaaatgaaggctGAACACACACAGCTAACATTAGAAACACATCAGCTTGTAGGTGTTTAGTCAGTGCTGATGAGATCCAGTCTGCTGAACCAACACGGCAGCGCCTCTTTGTTTACTGTTTCCATGGGCACCGTCTCTGTTGCCATGGGGCCTAAAGCTGCAGGTCCTGTCTGCCACCTGTCACAACCCTCCTGCCCTGGGAGAGACCTTTGGGGGACACTGTCAGCAGCAacaggagacacacacatgtcacacattttggggggtggcagtagcttagtcactgggggggggggggggggggggggggggggtgtctttccatgggcagcccccccactctgacatctctccatttaatgCATGCATAggttgagcatgtgtgtgtaattcaggcctgtgtgtgataacaacagagtgaaaaccttgtaatttccccttgcgggattaataaagtatagattattattattatagtggAACCGgatttcggtacccaaccctaattaTACACTATGAGGAGAATTTGTTTTAAACCTCCATAATTTTACATAAAGACAAGCACTGTACATAGCCTTCATTACCTACAGTGGCTcgacacacccaggctaaagttgattaaaaagaggaataaaaaaaacatcttttggaaattgatcttaatgccttaattcaaaacattttggaaaatacaaccttttaaagacaccaattttctttgaaaaggaataatgtattgtaaatatataaatgatcttccttaaaatacaggtgtgtgtacttatgccccctgtatttttttcaactttagcatgggtgtgtaaacttattctagccattgtatgtgtgtgtcatgtagCAGCTTCACTGTTTTGAAGCAGATCCACTTGACTGATGCAGTCCTGGTAGCACAAGCTATCTGTTATGTTCATTGTggtagaagtaaaaaaaaaaaaaaaaaaaaaaNNNNNNNNNNGCTCAAATCATCAGCTGATATAGGCATTTAACACTTTAAATACAGTGTAGGTGCATGACTTATGATGATAACAGGAAAAGATTGCTAGGAATAAATGACAGATTATAACACAGATCCAGCAATTTATAACATCCAGAAAGAAAAGCCCGAACTCTAATCGCTATTAAATAAGCTTTTACTGTAGCTACTACTATAAAGTACATTATCAGAAACGGTAATTCATCAGTACTGATCATCTGAACAGTGAAAGCTCacaatgtttagttttttatgtGTCTGCTGAGATTCAGACTTAGGAGTTCATCCGGGCTCAGAAATAGAGCATTGAAGCGCCtaggtagctcacctggtagagcaggtacccatacagaggctcagtcctcaacACAGTGGCTCAGgacctctctccctttcatttcTACAGCTGTCCTGTCTGTTAAAGGCTAATATGTCAAAAACGttatctataaaaaaaagaaacagcattGATCTTACTATTTCAACTAGTACGGATGGGACAAAATATTGATACGGCAATGCATCCTTTTCCTTTGTATGATGCGATAATTGATACGCTGGCGCCAGATATTGATATTTCCGTAAAATAAAGCACTCTAAATATGTTTTCGTGCTCTAGCCTCGCCGCTTCATGGCTCCTCGAGGTGGCCCTCAAAACACGAATGAGGGAAACTTGAACAAATGGTAACTAGAAGAGGATGAGGTTTTCACTGAGATGGCAGACAGAAGtttgagtaaaataaaataacagatgGCCCAAAGTCCAAAATCTGGATCCATATTTCTCTTTATGTAATTGTGCTTTGTTTCTTGAATACACTTTCattgtttcattgttttcaatGTGTTTCTTTGCTTCTGTAAATGGCTTTAAGTCGCCTTGTGTATGAATTGTGCGATACAAATAAATTTGCCTTGCCTTTTCCAGGTTGGACGAGGAGCTGAAGCCCAGATGTTGCCTTGTTCTGGAGGAGGATGAGGGCTTCAGCGACTGGAGTCACAGGTTGGAGGGGCGTAATGAGCAGGAGGTGCAGGACGACTGCAGGGCCAGAGTGCAGAGGCCTTCAACACAGCAGTGGAAACCAGAACCTGGACAGGAGAAACAGCAGCAgggtgaagaggaggagaagggatGTGAGCCAGAACAAAGCAGTCGGACACAGGAAGCTTTAACAAGACCTCCAGAGAAGGTACACTCCACCCAGTCTGTATCAACGTTGTTTCATTTCTGGAATTGctccggatgtccctcatttcggcCGAATGTCCGCCATCTGGCGCTTTCTTTGtgatggcgttctaacctctggtggatttctgaggacaatggttacctggtcctcagatctctgcagggtgaatccagacagctagctagactatctgtccaatctgaggactatggttacctggtcctcaggtctctgcagggtaaatccagacagctagctagactatctgtccaatcggagttttctctcacacgacaaaaacaacttttgaacgaacacacattccaccaaaacatgttccttccTGAGGATATTTTGCAGAAGCGCCGCTATTGCGTCCTGCTCTTAGCGCCACcgatgacaattgtgattggtttaaagaaatgcctataaaccagagcacgtttttctcccatcctggagtgctgtgtggactagccagaccttcctctgcaatGCTGTTGATGGATATATGTAATGCATGTAGGGTTATGtattaataaagtaaaagtaaaaaattagaTTTCCAAGTACTGTAGGTGTCAAAACTGTCAATCTatagagaaatgcacacagcccgtattcaggaactgtgcctttaaatgagCCGACAGGACTTCCGTACGGTTGTGATTTCACAAATAtgctacagtatatactgtaaaggAAAGTGCTGTTTCAGTCGTGATGGCTGCAATGACGGTGCAGATACTGTGAAAGCGCCAAAGTGGAAAACCCTGAAACACTAACCattcagagcagactgggcttttttgggATCTTGAAGAGACAGGTGCTAAAatggagcgtttcagacagaatACAAGTACATTCAGTATAAGAAAGcatgagaaaatgtgttttttgaacataaaaGCATGTAATCATGTtgtagtagaaacccaaaacacaagtatgaacctgaaaatgagcatcatGTGGGATCTTTAAgtgtatttatttcttattatgGGTCATGTGATGCTGTAATTGTCTGTCATTCTGTCATGAGGCAAATTCCTAACAAGATGTATGGTAACAAAGTTTTTAAACTTCTTTTAGATGCATATTACGACTGTACAGTAACATGCTTTTGGTTCATTTTCAGATGTCCAGCAACAGATACAGCTCTACGGTCTTCCTGTCTCAGGACGCCAGGCTGCAGCACGCCGTGGGCCAACCAGCAGACAGGACGTCCTACCTGGCGGCAGGGACGATGAGGCCACGGTGTGTCCTCTGCTCGCTATCTGCTTTTTTATCTTCCTTTTCTCTTTGCTTAGTGTCTGGTGTGTCAAATCCTGGGATCTGAAAATGCTAATTTCTCTCATCAATtcctttttaaagctttagtgtgtaactttttaatatgaatgaacgtccgttaaattcaagccattgccattGAGTGAAGACAGTTACTCTTCTGAAAAatccataatttttttttttttttaatcctctgtgtcctcNNNNNNNNNNAGtaactgcatggaggaggggtgggggtgggggtggggtggtgcGTGATCACTGAAGGCTTGCGACATGTGCGTACGCCGCCATTGTGGTTACCATTtcatagaattcctcatgggggagacataaactatgcactatagctttattAACCACGTTAAATCCTCTCGTCCACAGCGGAGGGGCATGCAGGGTGGATGGAGAGGTGGTGGAGCAGCAGATGGAGGATGTAAAAGAGATGCAGGCTACTCTGCAGAGGGAACGGATTTCAGCAGAAAGTCGACAGAGTCCCAGAGATGAAGATGACCAGGAGGAAGAAGAACTGAGCTTCACAAATGACGAGAAGGAAGATTTCCACctcaggagggaggagagacacAGGGAGGATGAGGGGGAGGAGCACAAGACACCTGACAAGGTTTGCGTTTCAAAAATGCTCTTTCTTGCTATAGAGACAGAGCACATTTAAGTCCCGCCCCCCACCGGAGAGGCAAAAAATTCTCTCCATTGACGACAGAAAAATGCCTAAAAGTTGCCGTGTTGTGATATGCACTACCAACAATGTAATGAACCCAAAACATATGTCTTTATAAGCCGCCAACCTGTAAAACTGAGCCTTAATGAAGACAAACGTGGATAAAGATGTCAGGAATCAGCAGAGAGAATGGGGAGGCTGTGGGATCCGATGTGCCCAACGTTACATGTGTCAGCTTAACACGcagtcactccccgatgtgagtcgagtgcagatttgagtcatgcatgctcagatttaaacggtttacggcataacgtgtcatacccgatgagagtcgagccagaccggctctggtcgagAACGGTTAACAGCGTAACAtatcatactgaaatttgtgaaatccatgaaataataaacttttctcgttacaaacaacaacagaagatgggaatcatttcaaaaacgttttagctatctatgatagctaaatgattgatttgattgctaacgttagctcaaaacgccattcatctgacagcctttgttgtgtttggtgctaacttgtagctaagctagcagggAACCAACTTGGTTATGTAGGTACATTTTTACTGTAGTGACATTACAGAAATCTCTCGTttgcatcttgtaggctacttgtcactaagtgacgcatgcgcgactcaaatctgcactcgacttacatcggggagtgacacacGCCACCGTTAGTTGAACTAGGGcgtatcacggtctcccctagctgtagataggtgggccaacgcattttttgtctcagtgtatgcattgttttagtccggaGCAACACCGACAGCGCCGCCGCTAGTTGGCTTAGCGTAGTGAACGGAATCCAATGTTGAGATTCCCTGACATGTCGAAATATCTCTCGTTGACACCAAGGTATCTTAAAAACTGATTTACCTTTTTTACGGCATCTCTGAAACGTATTTTGTTACTTATGTCCAACTCTTTCAGGAAATACTTTTACtcttattattaataaaatactTCTTCTACTAAGCAGTAGAGTGCTGACATAACACcgaaaatgtcttgtttctcACTGCGtgtcattaaaacatttaagcaaACACATGCTTAGTAGGAAACTCAGTTCATAGAAATTGGCTTCAAATCTGAAAGTAATAAAGTCAAAGAATGCAGCATTGGCTCGCGGGGTGTTGAAATGAGGCGTGCAGCCAGACAATGATGTTTTGATGGTGTAGGAATAAATTCCTACTTTTAGCAAcagttttatttgtcttttgcCACCAAATAACAGGGTGAGCAGTTAGGAAAAACTTTAGAGATTAGCAagagacattttaacatgataaGATATTGATAATACTCTTTATACTGACTTTTTCCTATTGATTAGACATGGTAATATTTGTTGAcatgtgtatgttgtatgtcCTAGAGCTCAGTGGGGGGAAGGAGGAGTGAGGAGGTGAGCAGAAGATCTGCAgcctctctctgcagcagcagcgagGGCGAGGAGCTGTTAAACTACGGTCCTATGAGCCCGACATTCAAGGTATCCCAGCAAACCAAAGGGGGGGTCTGAAATTCCTCCACGGTAATAACATGGTAATAGTGGGGTAACAGTAGGAAAATTAAGAGGTAAAATAggtctctctgtcttttgttgCATCTCACGCACCAAATGCTTGTTCCTGCTGGGAATTTTtgagtctttgtaaattataaattaaatgtggtctagacctgctctatctgtaaagtgtcctgagattaCTTCTGTCAGGATTTGACactaattgaattaaattgaaaaatatgaaactacatttcccataaaccCAATTGATTCAATTGTTTGCAATAAGGATGTTGTGACTCTGTTCTGAAACATTAAAACCTTCTTCCCATTTTATGTTATAACGCTAATGTGCAGATTTCGACCAATGTGTTGGATCAGGGATCGAGCTCAGCTCCAGAGGTTGTCAGtcgttaaaggtcccatggcgtaAACTTTTCACTTTATAAGGTGttttaacattgatatgagttcccccagcctgcctatggccccccagtagGTAGAAAtgatgataggtgtaaaccgagccctgggtatcctgctctgcctttgagaaaatgaaagctcagatggaccaatTCTAGTtcaggttacctcccctttctctgagAATTTGGCtacccatgagagagaaacatcatggctttcaaactgggactggctctagtggctgtaattctgcaccaaggctgaattttggaaaaagagagagtattaggggaccactgaggtctatataaaagagacttcagatacagtattaggggaccacgaggtactatataaaagagactcagatacagtattaggggaccactaaggtctatataaagagactcagatacagattaggggaccactaaggtctatataaaagagacttcagatacgtattaggggaccactaaggtctatataaaagagacttcagatacagtatagggaccactaaggtctataaaaagagacttcagatacagcattggggaccactaaggtctatataaaaggacttcagatacagtataggggaccataaggtctataaaaaagaacttcagatccagtattaggaccactaaggtctatataaagagacttcaggtacagtatcaggggaccactaaggttatataaaagacttcagataccgtattaggggaccactaaggtctatataaagagacttcagttacagtattagggccactaaggtctattaaaaagcagacttcagatacagtattaggggaccattaaggccTATATGAAAGCATCTAAAGAGCACCATTTCATTGGATTTTTAAAGTGATTGTGTCTAAAGTGTAATGTCTAATTGTGTCACATCTAATCAATGTGATGAATAGCTGATTGGTGAAATTATTTACTGTTGTGTGCTAAAAAGTGTTTTCTCTCTTCCACGCTCCCCGCTGTTCCTCCAGAAACTCCTCATTCAGTTTTACCCAGTAAGTCCTACGCATGCTGACTTTTTATGCTAAagttaaagagcccctattattCTCCTTTTCAGTGTCATAATTGTATTCTTGGAGTCTCtaagaataggtttacatgctttgatgttcaaaaaacatgtttctcatactgcccattaCTGCAGCGCCTCCACCTGAAACACTCTGGTCCCCTCCTTCCTGAAAAGCCTAgtgtgctctgattggtcagctggcccactctgttgtgattggtcaaccacATTCAAACAGGCCACTGGGCGGGCCGTGCTTGCTCAGACAGCATCTATAGGGAGCCAAAGTCACGCATTTATACTTCCAGTCCATTTGGGACCTATCCGAAAAAATAGGATCGGGAGTCGATGAGAGATAATAATTTTTTGGTCCTGTTTGAGTTGTGCCAGGGATTTCACAAatgatgtgtgtgaatttcaAAGATAATTTTACATGTCAAGAGATAAACTACTCGACGTAAAGAAGGTGAACAACATTAGGGTTTTGTGTGAGATCGCATAGTGAACTACATCTGTCATGTGGAACAAAACACGTCACCAGAGCAATATGGCTGCCTCCTTGTCGAGCTTTACCGTCTTCCTCTAAGACGAAGGCACTAggatcaaaagaaagaaagaaaaccattGTACATCGGGTCATGTTGAGAGCTGCAGCTACTCAAAGGGAAAACGTGGTGAAGTCAGATCAGTGACTTGGACTTGTAGTCCAtctaattatgtattttccTCGTAGCATTTTACTTAACTATCGTGACATTCTTGACCTGttaaatcatttttcattttgaaaaacaccaTATATGAAAGTTGATAGTTTGTCTTTTGCCATTGACCGCCGTTCATTATTTTTCCGAAGATAGGTCGCATGGAGGCAAacggaaggggggggggggggggggggactttggctCTCTCTATGGGCAGCACATTTGATAAACTGGGCTGGCTTTCTCATTTAATGACATCATTAAAAGAGAAATGTCAAACGGGGACGTGGGCGAGCCGTTTTCAGGCAGTTGAGAAAAAGTACTGTCTGTGAGAGAAAGGTGTTAAATTTAAACCTCaattacatacacaaaaaaacatgaaaacacactaaaagaAAGGGAAGGATCCCAAAAAGCATGATAGTGGGCTCTTTAATTTTAAGAGTAAGGTGATGCATGTTGTACTCACAGTCATTTAGTCTCTGTATCCCAGCACGGTGTGTCTCTTTACAGGAGGAAGTGAACAGCAGAGTGTCAACAGACGGTAAATGCACGGTGAGTgtcagggtcaaaggtcagcagATGCTTGGATATTCTACAACTCTATGCTTCTGTTGTTTTTGGCTTGcagaaattaaattacaatcaattataatatatatatatatatatatatatatatatacaagttTAGCACACAGTTTTATTTCTAACTTGTCTTATCTGTTTAATTCTTTGTTGTCTTCTAATGGGATAAAACTACTAGGCCCTGTCTCTTGAAACAGGATTACTAAATTAgcttcaagattcaagattcaagattcaagatttatttaatgtcataccacagtacactgtagtacgaAATGACatgcaaagttcacagcttaaaagaatacagcacagaaacaattaaaaacacagtggAAAAGTTGAGTTATTAGttatatgaatgaaaataaataaatgcttaaattcttatgggtgtgcagagcatgtagagtctaaaaaaaatgtaaaaaaaccctgaaaaatataaatatctagatactAGAAATATacagttgggaaaaaaaaattaaatatccaTATTTTAAGTAAAATACTGCGGTATAGAAtaaggtgcagtcagaacagatATTAACTTGATGCAGATACTTGAAAGCTGAATGAAGTAACACCTCAAACAGCTCATTTTAATTTGACCCATGTTCCAGATTTAATGTTTTCTCAACCACCNNNNNNNNNNCCCCCCCAAACCATTAGGAGAACATACGTTTCTGCCTTgctctgtgaaaaaaaaacaacaactttgtgCCAGTTTGCAGATCTGATCTGCAGCCTGCTTCCATAAACAGTCTGTGTTACCGTTGGTCATTTCCcgagtgtgtgttttcagtgtaaTTCCTGTGAGTTTTAATCATCGATTGTCTTCATATTTTCCTCAGATCATAGAGAGAACCGAGTCTCTGAGGAaaaggtgagtgtgtgtttgacgATGAGCTTCGCAGACAGAACATTCTTCTGTTGGGTTTAACCAACCCATTGAgttcagaacacacacacacacacacacacacacacacacacacacacacacactgcatcagTGGAACGTGACTTGTAATTTCCAAGCTTTTCCTCTTTAGCTCAGTGCAGCAAATCTATCTCCTTTGTACAACGGCTACTTTCTATCAGATATATTTCTTCACCATGACTAACTGGCCATTTCTCCATTACTAAAGCACCAATAACATAAAGAAGACGCTGCCACCTGTTCCTGTTTCCAAGATTGACAAGAAACTGGAGCAGTACACACA of Etheostoma spectabile isolate EspeVRDwgs_2016 chromosome 1, UIUC_Espe_1.0, whole genome shotgun sequence contains these proteins:
- the LOC116692381 gene encoding lymphocyte-specific protein 1, coding for MKTTWRKREREANISHRDTHKRGEQESSCREHLSLQDQTRGQIQDQRLHEDHNPDPRPRAAQSTMSEPVGRKSSSKQLLQNLISLTAQRSQEDAEEVERERRRRARETQRGEGSPSWPEPPQHNQLTYRNTELDEELKPRCCLVLEEDEGFSDWSHRLEGRNEQEVQDDCRARVQRPSTQQWKPEPGQEKQQQGEEEEKGCEPEQSSRTQEALTRPPEKMSSNRYSSTVFLSQDARLQHAVGQPADRTSYLAAGTMRPRGGACRVDGEVVEQQMEDVKEMQATLQRERISAESRQSPRDEDDQEEEELSFTNDEKEDFHLRREERHREDEGEEHKTPDKSSVGGRRSEEVSRRSAASLCSSSEGEELLNYGPMSPTFKKLLIQFYPEEVNSRVSTDGKCTIIERTESLRKSTNNIKKTLPPVPVSKIDKKLEQYTHALEVSSKEGRSANQLLTDVTSPTEAVSSKKSLFEAREAWNQNTISATPSKVNDDVFRQDADGLKVGVADLINQWVKGSEDGYRCSSPSRPPESSTGKRYKFVVTGHGKYEKVYVDDDCSDDANGQSAGHFCEDL